One window of Populus nigra chromosome 5, ddPopNigr1.1, whole genome shotgun sequence genomic DNA carries:
- the LOC133693659 gene encoding protein NETWORKED 1D-like isoform X1, with translation MSSIARWKNEKTKVKVVFRLQFHATHIPHPGWDKLFISFIPADSGKATAKTTKANVRNGTCKWADPIYETTRLLQDVKTKRYDEKLYKLVISMGSSRSSVLGEATINLADYADALKPSVVALPLHGSDSGTSLHVTVQLLTSKTGFREFEQQRELRERGLQTDQNSPDESSSGKVSSSEGIINDQIDKVNIRVRFKEKSKDLASLEEEVGPNEEYADSAVGFDGSSNTSESLYTEKHDTSSTHEIDSLKSTVSGDLAGLSLSQSPHLEKGDPSDHRFLAQGTNDWVHAWSSDYSADNDLAAAYEENGRLRGSLEVAESSVLELKQEVSSLQGHADEIGYEAQKFAKQLASEIASGEEMAKEVSVLKSECSKLKADLEQLKVSQLCPPFSSRNATEPLQDHRFQELKLRWIKGLLSMEDKIKELQNNACLGYHESDFRFLRSDVEELIGVLQDLKQGTGLLISSNHLVPCEGSSLKEIREMSLHKNSQFVSESGFDVDLYQPELGMLHCLNIPGLVSHEPDSIDTTNAMKGKIFELLRELDESKAEQESLAKKMDQMECYYEALVQELEEHQRQMLGELQNLRNEHATCLYAAATTKEEMETMRQDLNDQLLRLVEEKRELDSLNKEFERRTVTAEAALKRARLNYSIAVDQLQKDLELLSVQVLSMFETNENLIRQAFVDSSQSCFEGNPITTESQRSGSSEVRMGKLFQFQNQFVGKKKQQLGGDIHLDDLKRSLHLQEGLYRKVEEEACEMHFDNLYLDVLSNVLQETLLEASDNVKCMREKINKLMQELELSTESKELLSQKLHSALNDVHALNEHRATCVAKCSDMAQQNQFLEANLQNVTCENHLLLQKIAEWESLVMHYRSYESMYKASSAENTELACLLEKKTLENCDLQNEIFFLQEELKTFRNEFDDLASVKEKLQDVVNFMESKLHNLLASYDKSINGLLPSESGDHDLKPQDLTGVMMQLEELQHNSCERILLLMEEKKGLVHERDIAQVSITAAKSEIALVKQKFERDILNMVDKFNVSNALVEQLQLDVEGIAYKLKVSSEVEEKYAQLHNDLFSDLDRLEAQLKELISMNQDLSHEILALDTVASELDKTKLAAAELVIENQALMASIQDKNEVSSGIALELESLKESLQSLHDENQALMASSQDKEESAQLASELSNLKDSIQSLHDENQALMEILRNKTEEAGNLASELNSLKENLRFLRDENQALMASSQDKEEEHAKLAMELNCLKECLQTLHDENQAQMTSATDAKEESTKLVSEINSLKGSLQSLHGEKQALMISTRDKTEESSKLASELNILKERSQSLHCENQVLMAGLQDKTEESARLASELNSLRECLHTLQQEKQALMVFLQDKTEESAHLASDLISLRESLQSLHDELHGERSLREGLQSTIVDLTSQLNEKQCQLLQFDHHESELAHLKRLVSDLESEKARVCHLLLQSEKCLNNAREEASTVSALKTQLSEMHEPLIAADVRFIFAKTQYDSGFEVLLHQLHSTDRLLVQLQKKHIDMETTLNRCLASETQYAEENARLLTNLNSVRSELEASIAENRLLVEKNRVVRAELEEFKHNSQNVVLSYIEDKTQHSQEVEKLKCMLVTSEEEIGNLVFSKVELEVKVLVLKAKLDEQQAQIITLEGYYDELVMVQKHCNELNQRLSDQILKTEEFRNLSVHSKELKDKADAECIHAREKREPEGPPVAMQESLRIAFIKEQYETRLQELKQQLSISKKHSEEMLWKLQDAIDEIENRKKSEASHLKKNEELGMKILELEAELQSVVSDKREKVKAYDLMKAEMECSLISLECCKEEKQKLEASLEECNEEKSKIAVELTLMKELLENSKSPGNMQEEQNDVSCEVDCLIVDASNYGKKRAHTVPLNHPSRNPNQKCLGRDDLRNCEEAELAFPASVDRVDHSNTLMHEQPEQDVLASCGMNGLKSSALINQDRLLHGDMKHLAIINDHFRAESLKSSMDHLSNELERMKNENSLLLQDDHDFDQKFPGLQSEFMKLQKANEELGSMFPLFNEFSGSGNALERVLALEIELAEALQAKKRSSILFQSSFFKQHSDEEAVFKSFRDINELIKDMLELKGRYTTVETQLKEMHDRYSQLSLQFAEVEGERQKLTMTLKNVRASKKALCLNRSSSASLEDHSS, from the exons ATGTCGAGTATTGCTAGGTGGAAGAATGAGAAAACTAAAGTGAAAGTGGTCTTTCGGCTGCAGTTCCATGCCACACAT ATTCCTCATCCAGGATGGGATAAACTTTTTATATCTTTCATTCCTGCTGATTCTGGAAAAGCAACTGCAAAAACAACTAAAGCCAATGTAAGAAACGGGACCTGCAAATGGGCAGATCCTATCTACGAGACCACAAGGCTTCTTCAAGACGTTAAAACCAAGCGATATGATGAAAAACTCTATAAGCTTGTCATTTCGATG GGTTCATCACGGTCTAGTGTCCTTGGTGAGGCTACCATCAACCTTGCTGATTATGCTGATGCGTTAAAACCTTCTGTTGTTGCCCTGCCTCTTCATGGATCTGATTCCGGAACTTCTTTGCAT GTCACTGTACAACTGCTCACTTCAAAAACTGGTTTCCG AGAGTTTGAGCAGCAGAGGGAACTCAGAGAGAGGGGGTTGCAGACTGACCAAAATAGCCCTGATGAATCCTCTAGTGGAAAAGTATCATCTTCTGAAGGGATTATCAATGATCAGATAGATAAG GTAAATATCAGAGttagatttaaagaaaaatctaaagacCTTGCTTCACTTGAAGAAGAGGTGGGGCCAAATGAAGAATATGCAGACTCAGCTGTTGGATTTGATGGCTCTTCCAATACATCAGAGAGTTTATACACAGAGAAGCATGATACTTCCAGCACTCATGAAATTGATAGCCTTAAGAGTACCGTCTCTGGTGACTTAGCTGGACTTTCCCTCAGCCAAAGTCCTCATCTGGAAAAAGGGGATCCCTCTGATCATCGATTTTTGGCACAGGGGACAAATGATTGGGTTCATGCCTGGAGTTCAGACTATTCTGCAGATAATGACTTGGCAGCTGCTTATGAAGAGAATGGTAGGCTTAGAGGAAGCTTGGAAGTGGCTGAGTCATCTGTTCTTGAGCTTAAACAGGAGGTAAGCTCCTTACAGGGTCATGCTGATGAAATAGGTTATGAAGCCCAAAAATTTGCTAAGCAACTTGCCTCTGAGATTGCTTCTGGAGAAGAGATGGCGAAAGAAGTGTCTGTACTGAAGTCGGAGTGTTCAAAGTTGAAAGCTGATCTTGAACAGTTAAAGGTTTCTCAATTATGCCCTCCATTTAGCAGCAGAAATGCTACAGAACCCCTACAGGATCACAGATTTCAAGAATTGAAGCTCAGATGGATAAAGGGGCTTTTATCCATGGAAGATAAGATAAAAGAGCTTCAAAATAATGCATGCTTGGGATACCATGAAAGTGACTTCAGATTCCTTCGCTCAGATGTAGAGGAGTTGATTGGTGTGCTGCAGGATCTTAAGCAAGGAACAGGGCTGCTAATTTCCAGTAACCACTTGGTACCTTGTGAAGGATCTAGCCTGAAGGAGATCAGAGAAATGAGTTTACATAAAAATAGCCAGTTTGTAAGTGAATctggctttgatgtggacttaTATCAACCAGAACTAGGCATGCTTCATTGTCTTAACATTCCTGGCTTGGTTTCTCATGAGCCCGACTCTATAGATACTACCAATgcaatgaaaggaaaaatatttgaacTTCTGAGGGAGTTGGATGAATCAAAAGCTGAACAGGAGAGCCTTGCAAAGAAAATGGACCAGATGGAATGTTACTATGAAGCTCTTGTCCAGGAGCTTGAGGAACATCAGAGGCAGATGCTGGGGGAGTTGCAAAATCTCAGAAATGAGCATGCTACTTGCTTGTATGCAGCTGCAACCACGAAGGAAGAGATGGAGACAATGCGCCAAGATCTGAATGACCAGCTATTAAGACTTGTTGAAGAAAAACGTGAGTTGGATTCTCTGAACAAGGAATTTGAAAGAAGGACTGTTACTGCTGAGGCAGCACTCAAACGGGCACGCCTGAATTATTCAATTGCTGTCGACCAGTTACAAAAGGATCTGGAACTGCTCTCAGTCCAGGTTTTGTCCATGTTTGAGACTAATGAGAATCTCATCCGGCAAGCTTTTGTAGATTCTTCACAATCATGCTTTGAGGGAAACCCAATAACCACAGAGAGCCAGAGATCTGGTTCAAGTGAAGTTCGCATGGGGAAACTCTTTCAGTTCCAAAATCAGTTTGTCGGGAAGAAAAAACAGCAGTTGGGTGGTGATATTCATTTAGATGACTTGAAAAGATCTCTACATTTGCAGGAAGGGCTTTACAGAAAGGTTGAAGAAGAAGCTTGTGAAATgcattttgataatttatactTGGATGTACTTTCAAATGTTCTACAGGAAACTTTGCTTGAGGCCAGTGACAATGTCAAATgtatgagagagaaaataaacaaacttaTGCAGGAGCTAGAGCTTTCAACTGAGTCCAAGGAGTTGTTGTCGCAAAAGCTGCACTCTGCACTGAATGATGTTCATGCCTTAAATGAGCATAGGGCAACTTGCGTTGCCAAGTGCAGTGATATGGCTCAGCAAAACCAATTTTTGGAAGCAAATTTGCAAAATGTCACATGTGAAAATCACCTTCTTTTGCAGAAGATTGCTGAATGGGAGTCTCTAGTGATGCACTACAGAAGTTACGAGAGCATGTATAAGGCTTCTTCTGCAGAGAACACGGAGTTGGCATGtttattggaaaagaaaacCCTAGAAAATTGTGATCTTCAAAATGAGATCTTCTTTTTGCAGGAAGAGCTGAAAACTTTCAGAAATGAATTTGATGATCTGGCTTCTGTGAAGGAAAAGCTGCAGGATGTAGTCAATTTCATGGAGAGTAAGTTGCACAACTTGCTGGCGTCCTATGACAAAAGTATAAATGGATTGCTTCCTAGTGAATCTGGTGATCATGATTTAAAGCCCCAGGATTTAACTGGTGTCATGATGCAATTGGAAGAGCTTCAGCATAATTCATGTGAAAGGATTCTCCTGCTCATGGAAGAGAAGAAAGGTCTGGTTCACGAGAGAGATATCGCTCAAGTGTCCATCACTGCAGCTAAATCAGAGATCGCATTGGTGAAACAGAAGTTTGAACGTGATATACTGAACATGGTGGATAAATTCAATGTGTCAAATGCTTTGGTTGAGCAGCTTCAGTTGGACGTTGAGGGTATTGCTTACAAACTCAAGGTTAGCTctgaagttgaagaaaaatatgCACAGCTACACAATGATCTATTTTCTGATCTTGATCGTTTGGAAGCTCAGTTGAAAGAACTTATTTCTATGAACCAGGACCTTAGTCATGAAATCTTGGCATTAGATACTGTTGCTAGTGAACTTGATAAGACTAAACTGGCTGCAGCAGAACTTGTGATAGAAAACCAAGCTTTGATGGCATCTATACAGGATAAAAATGAGGTGTCCTCAGGGATTGCATTAGAACTTGAGAGTTTGAAAGAAAGTTTGCAATCTCTGCATGATGAAAACCAAGCTTTGATGGCATCTTCACAAGATAAGGAGGAGTCTGCTCAACTGGCTTCAGAGTTGAGCAACTTGAAAGATAGCATACAATCTCTGCATGATGAAAACCAAGCTCTGATGGAAATTTTACGGAATAAAACTGAGGAAGCTGGCAACCTTGCATCAGAGCTAAatagtttaaaagaaaatttgcgATTCTTGCGTGATGAAAATCAAGCTTTGATGGCATCTTCACAGGATAAAGAGGAGGAACATGCCAAGCTTGCAATGGAACTAAACTGTTTGAAAGAATGTTTGCAGACTCTGCATGATGAAAATCAAGCTCAGATGACATCCGCAACGGATGCGAAGGAGGAATCTACCAAGCTTGTGTCAGAGATAAACAGTTTGAAAGGAAGCTTGCAATCTCTGCATGGTGAAAAACAAGCTCTGATGATATCTACGAGGGATAAAACTGAGGAATCTTCCAAGCTTGCATCAGAGCTGAACATTTTGAAAGAGCGTTCACAATCTTTGCATTGTGAAAACCAAGTTTTGATGGCAGGTTTGCAGGATAAGACAGAGGAATCTGCCAGGCTTGCATCAGAACTAAACAGTTTGAGAGAATGCCTGCATACTTTGCAACAAGAAAAGCAAGCTTTGATGGTGTTCTTACAGGATAAAACTGAGGAGTCTGCCCATCTTGCTTCAGATTTGATCAGTTTGAGAGAGAGTTTGCAATCTCTGCATGATGAGCTGCATGGTGAGAGAAGCTTGCGAGAGGGGTTACAGAGTACAATAGTGGATCTAACTTCACAATTAAACGAGAAGCAGTGCCAGTTGCTCCAATTTGATCACCACGAGTCTGAATTGGCTCATCTCAAACGCCTGGTATCAGATCTAGAATCTGAGAAAGCAAGAGTTTGCCATCTTCTGTTGCAGTCTGAAAAATGTCTTAATAATGCTCGTGAAGAAGCTTCCACTGTTTCCGCACTAAAAACTCAGTTGTCTGAGATGCATGAACCTCTAATAGCTGCTGATGTTCGATTCATTTTTGCAAAGACTCAATATGACAGCGGATTTGAAGTGCTTCTTCATCAACTACACTCCACAGATAGGCTGCTTGTCCAACTTCAGAAGAAGCATATTGACATGGAAACCACACTTAATCGGTGTCTTGCAAGTGAAACCCAATATGCTGAAGAGAATGCGAGGTTGTTGACAAATCTCAACTCTGTTCGGTCTGAGCTAGAGGCTTCTATTGCTGAAAACAGGTTACTTGTCGAGAAAAACAGAGTTGTAAGAGCTGAGCTTGAGGAATTCAAACACAACTCTCAAAATGTTGTGCTTAGTTATATAGAGGATAAAACTCAACATTCTCAAGAGGTTGAAAAGCTGAAATGCATGTTAGTGACATCTGAAGAAGAGATTGGTAATCTGGTGTTCTCCAAGGTTGAGCTGGAAGTAAAAGTTCTAGTACTTAAAGCCAAATTGGATGAACAGCAAGCTCAGATCATCACACTTGAAGGATACTATGATGAATTAGTGATGGTGCAGAAACACTGCAATGAGCTTAACCAGAGGCTTTCTGATCAGATTTTGAAGACAGAAGAATTCAGAAACTTGTCTGTCCATTCGAAAGAGCTCAAAGACAAAGCTGATGCTGAGTGTATCCATGCTCGTGAAAAAAGAGAACCTGAAGGACCACCTGTGGCCATGCAGGAGTCCTTAAGAATTGCATTTATCAAAGAGCAGTACGAAACAAGGCTGCAAGAACTGAAACAGCAGTTGTCCATCTCCAAAAAGCACAGTGAGGAAATGCTATGGAAATTACAAGATGCGATTGATGAGATTGAGAATAGGAAGAAATCTGAAGCTTCTCAtctgaagaaaaatgaagaactgGGAATGAAGATATTGGAATTGGAGGCTGAGTTACAATCTGTAGTTTCTGATAAACGTGAAAAAGTGAAGGCTTATGACCTGATGAAGGCTGAAATGGAATGCTCATTAATAAGTCTCGAGTGCtgcaaggaagaaaaacaaaaacttgaagCTTCTTTGGAAGAATGCAATGAGGAGAAGTCAAAAATTGCTGTTGAACTCACTTTGATGAAAGAATTGCTAGAGAATTCCAAATCACCAGGGAACATGCAGGAAGAACAAAATGATGTATCTTGCGAAGTGGATTGCTTGATTGTGGATGCTTCGAactatggaaaaaaaagagcacACACAGTCCCTTTGAATCATCCATCCAGGAATCCTAACCAGAAGTGCTTGGGAAGAGATGATTTGAGGAATTGTGAAGAAGCAGAACTTGCATTCCCTGCCTCTGTTGACAGAGTTGATCATTCGAACACACTTATGCATGAGCAACCTGAGCAG GATGTTCTCGCGTCTTGTGGGATGAATGGGCTTAAAAGTTCTGCACTTATAAATCAAGACAGGTTGCTGCATGGTGACATGAAGCATTTAGCTATCATCAATGATCATTTCAGAGCTGAAAGTTTAAAGTCTAGCATGGACCACTTAAGTAATGAG